The following nucleotide sequence is from Coffea eugenioides isolate CCC68of chromosome 10, Ceug_1.0, whole genome shotgun sequence.
gtgtgtgtgtgtgttttttttatctaaaaaaGAAATGTTTGGGGTTTACACCTTACAGAACAACATGATGGGCAGTGGGGGTCGAGCTCAACTCGGCATTCCTCTTCCTGAGCCAGTGAACCCAACTGACCCTCACGTGATCACGATCGCAAAACTTGCAGTGGAAAAGCACAACGAGAATGCCGGGACAAGCCTGGTTTTCATCCAAGTGATTGGCGGCCTGCAGTGGAACCTTCTTATTGGCGCTCTCTATATGCTTATCATTACAACTCAGGATTCTAAGGGCACATATACCGATTATGCAGTGTTTCTTGAGACCTGTTTGGGTCAGAAGTACCTCCTCTGGTATAAGCATTAATCAAGCATTACTGCCCCGATCAATTGAGGATGTTTTAAACGATGGATGCACTTCCCACGGCTGCATTTTATATTCAGTAAATAAAAGCAGCTGTTTGTGTTTGAGTTTGTATACATGTGAGTATTTTGTTTCTCTATTAATTGCATGCAGGTTTCAATCTCTGTGTTTTGTATGTCGACTACGTACTACGTTCGTTCGTGATTAGTTTTAAAGTGAATCCAAATATACTACTGAGTTAGAGATGAGAGATCTTCCACTTCCTTCCTGGAGCCACCCATTTTGTAATCATCCTATCACGTGCTAATCGAGTAGGGATGACAATCGCGATTTATGAATTGGGTTTTGGCAAGCCCAAATTTGACTTAAAAAATAAGTGGGGCTTTTGGACTTTCAGCTTCGGGCCTAGATTTGAAGGCTCAACCTCGGCGCCTCATTTAATCTGAGTTTTGAGCTCATATCAGGCTTGATCTAAACTCATAATTAactatataattatatataatatattaatatttaaaaataattataaattttgtatataaatgattaatattttaatgttataatatgtatagttatatatgtacatatcattaaatatgcaattatatatatatatattgtataattatatatatgaaTGGGTTGGATCTTAAGCATTAGACTCAAACTCGATTCATATTTAATTTGAGCATATTGTTGAGGCTCAAACTCTACCCGACCTTATTAAACATAAGGCTCATTAGGATATTTTAGGGTTGAACAGGCCGGACTCGGGCTAAACCGGCCCAATTGATTGCCCTATAATTAAGTTTGTAATATTGGTCCTCAATGTTTAGTTCTTGTACAAAATTAGTTTCTAATATTTTGATCACAACAAAATTAGACAGAAGGTGAAAGTGTAAGAGATAGTTTGAAGCAGCCAAATGAGGATATATAATGGACATCCCAAGTTTATAGAAACCGGTAATCAATGAAGATTTGAAGATGAATGTCAGCTAGCTCGTACGTTTGTAGTTGCTCTatctaaatctttttttttttttttttttgtcgatacgATAGAATTCCTATAACCTAAATTAGCCTATTctaagggggagggggaggggacTCGATGTGAGTAGAAACTCCATCGAAACTGATCAATGAAAACCGTCACATATTGTGAAACTAGCTCTATCTAAGCTAGTCACTTTGAAactttcagtttttttttctgatgTAACTTGAAAGAGTTTAGAAGCTTCTCTTTATGGCAGCTGCCAAATCTTTAAGGAACAGTTTTCCCAGAAATTCCAGCATCTTTGCTAGCCAAGTTTCTTGTTGGCCAACTTTCTGGAGAGCCGAACCTGACTAAACACCTTGGAGCAATTCTCTTCTTCAAGCCAAAAGAAATAATCTGCTGCCTTTTCACTGAAACTGAAGGATCAATTCCCATATTTTGCACCAAAAGATCCATAACTGCTTTGATCTTCATTTCTGATTTCAAGTGGGTAAGTCATTAAAGCTGCCAGCCCCCCTTCTTCAGACCAACCGCATCTCTTGTAGAACTCCCTCTTGAGCTTCCATGTTTGTTCCTGGTGATGCCATCAAATAAACTTCCGCAATAAATGATCTCTTTTGAGAATTAAAACCTATTCTCTTAACTCTCTCCACAATTTCTTTGAATCTCTTGGGACATAATATTCAACCACACCACCCTATCATTAAATCCCAATATTTCAAGTCAGAGTAATGTTCAAATTTATCCTAAAATCTCAGGGCATTGCTCAATTGCAAATAGAATATTCATCGGAATGAACCAAATTCTTAGGGATGTTATAAGATGGTAGGATACTCTGTTACGAACTTCTATCCGGTAGTGTCAGCCATCTACATGCCAACATGAAAACGTCAAAGCTTGAGAATCCCATGTATGCAAACTTAGGCAAAACTACTTGCAGGGACGGTTAAGATAATTTTTGGGTATATGCTTATGAGGGTTGAGATCTCAGCATCATTCTCATGATTCTTTAAAAATGCAAGTACTGTGTCTGCATTTTTGGGAATCCAAATTTAAGATGCTTTGAGGCAAAAAGGGGCTCTTGTATAGCTAGCACAAATAAGTAGATAGTTCAGGTATTATTTTTACTCTTGTTTGCTTCTCCAAGTTAGTCTTCATTGTTGAATCAATACTTCATAAAGAGACTTAAGAATCCTAAAAGTATCTCATACCACCATGCACCATATTAGTCGTAAATTATAGCAAACAGATCCAAAAACTGAAAGCAAACGACTACTGCCGTCCTACTTTATCAACCATAGGTTCAGTATGTGTACTATTACGTGTTTTCGCATTAGAAACAGGAAGAACTTCACCAATTATGGTCACAAAGGACGGCAGAACAAGAAGAGATGTACTCTAAAAAGGATCTCATTATGGcgtttttcaaaggaaaaatttgtGCATTAATTTTGGGCTTTGGGTTCCATCGGCAATTAACTGATTTCTGCTGTTCTTGTATTTCATTATGCAGGATTTCTccgtttttttttcttgtatatGCATCACAAGCAAATGACAAGTACTTTGATATGCTCTGGAAACAAAACAGTAGTATCTTTCTCACGGTTCCAGAAATAAGTGATGCTGGAGCGACCAAAATATTAGGGCACTGATCGTGTTaactgataagtgactaatttgaGCTATtttagaatgatattttatattatttttagtcacttttatAATATTATAGGAAGAAAACggatcattttggctataattgatGTAAAaggcttttaagtgattaaataaggtttttgtcactttttacttgcattttgtcCATAATTTGTATAGAAGTTGGAAGGGTTAATTCCATTTTATCCTCTCAAACTATACACGAAATCTCACTTCAATCCCtgaacttcaaaatgggacacttaaatccctaaactacAAATTATGTTCCAGTTAAGTAAAATTGGTGACGGAATCAAAAAACTTAACCACGTATTAGGAATGTGGAGAACATGCTCCAATGCATGATTGTGTAAGTgttacaaaccaaaaaaaaaaatagggacacaaaagtgattaaataggtttgttttaagaaaagaaaaataagaaaaaataaataaaaagaaaagaaagaaaaaaaagagaagataaAAATCACCCCCTAATCATTTCTCTTTCATGCACCAAGTACACTGTTAACCCAtttttgcaccctatttttccatgcatctttcttttcatttggtgAGAAACCCATTTGGTGAGAAACCCAGCATTGGATCAACCAAATTCCACTCATTTTCTTGGACTTTCTTggctctctcttttctctcaacAACACAACACAATAGAAAAAAACACTCCATTTTTCCTCCCAAcctcactctctccctctcggccCTTTCTCTCAACTCACAACACTATCACACactacaccaaaaaaaaaaaaggaagaaaactctctcggctctctctttcTTCCCCCTCTCAATTTCACCACAATAACAACACTCCCACAcacaaatcaaacacaaaagGGAGCAAACAAGATACAGTCAAAACTTGAAATTGCATAAAAAATTTCAACCAAGGGATTGCGACCTACATTGAGGTATTTTTCCTGTTTTTGTTTAGCACATTATATCCATGTTTCAGTGTTCAATTTCCTTTTGCCTTTGCTGGTTTCTTTCGTTGTTGGGTTACTAAGTTCTGGGATGGGTCATGAAGAAACATTATGAAGAAAAGTATGAGATTTTGATATGCACGCTCGATGGTTGAAAAAAGTTCTAACTGAAAACCGAATTAAAGGAGTGAATTTGGTGTGTATGTTTTGCTCAGATAGATGGTTATAACTAGCACAAGGCCCGGAAAATGTTTGGTTCTTCAAATTTTGAGTTTTGTTTAACCTAAAAAGCTAGAAACGGTTTTTCAAAATTAGGGGGCTGTTTTGTTTTAATTCAtcattttgttgttgttttcttgttaAACTAAGATTATAGTCGTATTGTAGACGGTCGCTTCAGTTTCAtcagagagagaagaaaaaaagaagaagagaggaaaaaagaaagaaaaaaaaaagagaaagaaatgttGGGGTGGTTTTTTATTTTCTGGTGGGCTTGCTTCTTTAATTTCAGTTGGGTTAGAGTTTTTTTTCGGGCTTTCGTTTCGACTCTGGGGTTTTTTTCCGCTCGGGCTTGCTTTTGCTTTAATGAAAATAGCCTGCATTTTTATTTTGGGCCAGCCCAAATAAAAACAAATGGCCCAATTTCGTTTGGTTGTGTTTTGCCCAAATCAGAAATGAATTTGGCACTTTAGCTCCTGatcttttgagtaatttttttgTGACTCAAAAAATTTAAGATTTCTTTCATTTAGATTCTTAATTTAATTGCATCTTGACCCCTAAATTTTATCTTGATTCCATTTTGACcctaaacttttgaaaaattgtattttttccaaaaaattttctaattttgtaaTTTAATCCCTAGTGACTTTTTGACTCTCTCTATtatgattatttcttttctttaatagctaattatgttactctTGAATTTTTCAACTTGTAACTTTTAGATCTCCTTAAGTTTCTTTATGTTTTGACATATTAATatgaatttagtacttttattattattattattatttccaattaaattggtaccatgatcgttttgttcattttgagtataaatagggtaATTTAACTCCACTTAGTCaacacttcaaaagggaggtacccctattatcATTTAAATTTCAATTACGTActtttatgtgctcctatgtgtttatagaTTTTTACAtgctttgttatttatttgtgtaagtgcccggtgcaacccaatgagtacaaacaaattcacaatgatgcacaaagatatatcaaatttaagcacaataaagaaaacttaattaaagagaaaggataagaaatgcaaaccaaatatcaaaccaatagcctcttcaattgatggcgatgctaaccaagatgtacaagtgaaggctcactccttcctcaccccaaacacactttggttgagccaaggagttttacaactattctagttaaccctcaacaacctacacttgaaagatcactcacccaattaagaactattttatacaaatgaggcaaccttcaccaaggttttaccacttcaagtgataggttcaccttcaccaaggttttacttctCCTAGAGAgaaaccttcacttgagcaacctcacaacccaacttccccaaccccttatacaaccaacaaagaatctttctactaaaaaatctcacttgtaagcttgtattttgtgttggcaaaagtcttttgtcttcttgtgctttggggtatttatagaaggtgagaaatggcttcaaaaggctctctaacggtcaaatattaaatgctgtcaaaactagccgttggcctgtcggacgtccgaaccacctgtcggacgtccgaaccctgcgtccaaaccacctgtcggacgtccgaaccctgcgtccgaacgtcgtcagagagtcatcaaatctttgcgaaatttctcggacgtccgatgcgatcgatgtgcgtccgatgcgtgcgtccgatccttccggacgtccgatgcttcctcacgagcgtccgacagagtttccttcttgatgttcttcatcctttcggacgtccgacatgagtgccctgtttttgcttcttcttttatgccacaagaatctgttctaacaaattactcacataaaaacattaacCCAAATCTACatattggtttgttaatcatcaaaaccaaggattgatcgaccaaggtcaacaatttgattcaaatgttcattcaaattttcttatgtttgtttagttaattttataattatttgggaggtatttaaatacctcaagttgtaatagataggtaatattttgcaaaaattgtaattagataaaccaatgtaatagataggataggcaggtttattttatcatattttcccattttagattgtaatgAGGTCTACTATTGTAATAGTAGAATAGAtaagtttattttattatatttctccaTTTTATATTGTAGTTAGGCTCCCCGCTGTAATAGGTAGgttttgtgtgtttatgtggtttatgtgtttatatgctttattcgcttttcttagaatttttacatctagatattatacttatgtattacgtgttacgtgttacgtgttacgtgctcttacgtgtttatttgttttaatttttcctttatttattttactatGTATTATGAATGCATGACGTCACTACATTAGTCCAACGTTAGTTGTGATTTCTCCCTCCGCTTACATGCTAGTTCAACGCTAGTAAGGAattttagaaatgggttagtccaacatTAGATCGTTAGATCGTTCATGCGTTAAATTTATCTTTTCTGTGACATTCATTACATttttatacatatttttttattatttattttatgatCTTTTCTCATCTGCATGatattttctattattttatcccctaccctctatatgtgttaatcacaTCATGTAggattgcatctcatttaagaaattataaaataagttagttcatttgcttgtctaAGTTAGGAGAATTACTTTTTAAACATGGAAAATGGacgattataactttttagtttaaataccccgttaatccctgtaaaagaaaattatgtcacgagtttttacCTCCCGTACCCATTATATTGCATCCCTTTTTTCTTAATCACTTATACctatttatataatataattctcttttctttgaatttcatttttgcatACTCGTGACGCCTTCAAGGGATTATTTTGGCATTCGCAATTAATGCAATTGATATCAATTAAACCCTTAGATggacattttgtccctttcgatattttttataaatttagatttgcatccatgtaggaaacatccaaacgtgataaattTAAGGGTTAGGTTAggataattttttattaaaccTCACAACTAGTTTAGactagattgaaagggtgccttagatttgAGTCAATCGAACCTTTGTCTatcctttcttcaaccgtgactcccgaacttttttttttcttgttttcaaaaaTCTGGAATTGTCGAAAAgagtttcatttttattttatttaaattttgttaaaaacattttgggtgacttggtacatccaaactcaataccaagtggcgattcctatttttttgaaaaaattttttttgactaaatttTGGATCCAAACTGTCGCATTCTTTAAAGTCCCCTTTTAGCcctttttcacttatttttaaatgaaaaaccACATCTTTTGTAAACATCATTTTCATCGGGCGCGACATTTTCTATGCCCAAATTATAGAAAACACTCTCTTGATCGGAGAACAAGCATTTTCGACCCTTCGATTGAAGTCTTTTGAAGAGAATCAGGAGATTAAtctttgattcaagaattttcaaagattgtaaccatcttattattttatttaatatatttaatatttgtgcaagttttctaGTCTTTTATTTTAGCAACGAAATTTATGCTTACAATATATTTCAAAAAAGTCTAGCAACTAGGATCGTTGACTAAATGTGTCGAACGTATACATTTgaaaataatgcatttcaaaATCACTATTGAGTGAAAAACTTCATGTGGAAAACGTGCGCTACTTAAACATAAATCCTTAAAATGTGGAAATTCAAGACACTGTGATATTAATTGTTACGCATGTGAGCTAATCATCACCATATAAGACTTTAAGCGACCTTCATTTGCATGGATCAGCACAACAACTTAAGGCCAAGTCTGCAAATGAAGTGGCTCCAAGCAAACAGGATATAATTTTCAGCTGGCATGAGAAATCCAGGAAGAAACACCAAAATTGTTGGCTCATGTTAAGAAGCACACTCAATAGTGGATCAGAAAGTAGATCGAATTTCATTGATGGGTAACATAAATCTAGGAGAAGGATTCTTTTGGATTCCCTGTGTTTGATGTGAAATTATTTTGGATTCAGTCTACCAAAATTATTCGTTCATGTTCACACACAGGCTTTATGAGATCTTCCACTGTGACTTGGCTGGCTGATATATATTTTGTAGTTTTGTTCATTCAGTTGACATGAAGGAACACCAAGAATTTGTATTGCCAATCCAAATAACAACCGAAGCTTCAAATTCAAGAGTCGCCCTTTAATTGATATTTAGGCAAAGGCGAGTAGGTTTTGTACTATCTGTTTTGATTGCTTTTTATCCAAAATAAAGTATCCAAAATACTTAGGGTCGCCTTCAAACTCAAGGGTTAATGTGTTTTGATTGTTTTTTATATCCAAAATAATTTGAACTTACATGCATCAAAGACAAAGCAACGCAAAAGTAGAACATTTAAGTATCTTGATTTCGTGACGAGTTCCATATGAATCTAATACAGTAATCGCTGTATTTTCCTTATCATGATGAGTATTCAAAGACATTATCCagcattttctcttattttgacaaaattttggttGTACAATGACTGCAAAAGCAAGCTGTATCCTTGCACGGTGGACTGACTCGGATATGGCCAGAAAAAGGAAGACTTGACAGGGACAGCACGGACAATTGATTTTTGCCTCAATGCTAAATTGCTTATTCCCAAGACAGTAATGTAGACGGATCCCAGAGAAATCTGgggttttattagttaattcaTGGCACTAAAACAGTTACAGGAGTAGTGAATGCCGACGGATTGGTGCTTTGGAGGCTTAAATGCCTGACATGATCATAGAAATCTTCATAAATTCTAAACTACAAGTAATCATGCATGGTTTCAGACTTTACAGAAACAGTAGAGGGAAGCGTTCTTCACTACAAAAGGCATCGTTCCATGATTCAGACGTTTAGACAGGTTTTTCTTTCAAGTCAAATTTTCTCTTGCGTGTTTTTCGGGTGGTTTTGACAGGTTTTGGAAATCATATTGCTAAACTGCACCAAATAATTGCCGCTCAATTCATTCATAGATTTTATTTCTCCACGACTATTTTTATAATGCTTAAAATTAAAATTGCACGTGTGTAATACAAAAGGAAACTAGATGCTGAGCTTAAGTTGGGATTTTGCACAAGAAATCTTTATCAAAGTGTAGTTAGGTTGCTACTGTATAGTTTTGATTTGTGCTGACCAGAACGTGTTTTGCATTATGTTAGAATGCTTGTGTGCATTCTTTGCTTATCAATTAAAGGTGCCATTtacgtgaaaaaaaaaataaaaaatcacacATGTCGATCGGTTTTTTACAGATTGTTTGGGAGCAGACAATTTGTTTCCCAATTTTGATTCTGGAAATTCATAATTTTCATACGTTTGAGTACCAAAAAAAGTACAGGTAAACTTTGTAACTGGTTTTAGCGAACtaaaaaaatttggtaaacGGCATATAGATAGTTCACATAAGATACAGTGTGAAATTATTTGTTTGAATACAAAAgagaatgaaaacaaaaaaaaagtaaaatgaaTTTTCAGGCCATACTAGCTAGCTAGGACATTCAAATTAACTTATAAACAGCTTGTATATAAACATTGAGAAAGTATAAGGAGTTGCAAATGAAAGTAATCTCTACATCGATGAGGTCTTTGTCTAGTAATTGAAATTGAAACTCCAAGATTTAGAAGTCCCGAGTTCTCATCTCCTCTCCCACTTTTTTGCTTCTTAAATCCCATctcttctttattagaaaaaaaaattttaaaaagaaagtAATCTCTACATTCTTGAATTGTCTCAAGCAATATCTTATATTTTTAGTTGTCTACTACTTAGGCAGGTGGTCTCTTGAATTGTTTGATTTGATTAAGCCTCTTCCAAGTATATATTGTAGTTGCTTTATTAATTGGTTGGATTTGGTATTCTTGTTGTTTGTTTGAAAGgacattctaattgattttggGAACTCAATTGTTTGGGGTTCTCTTACTgacgaccaaaaaaaaaaaaaaaaagtctggGGTTTACAGAAGGACATGATTGACAGgggtcgagcctgtgcaataataaatacctgctcaaacaaaatataatttctgtagatagtgataagcagggtcgaatccacagggactggggataattcgtttcttctagagttcaaagtatggggggatttttggattaaatgctaactaaataaattaaatgcagaaaataaataaaagaaataattaagagaaactctagccaagggtacacttcagaaatggttcatgcgctgatcatcgatgcaaaaaTAATTCCAACCTTTACTAATAGATTGGTTctagttgtctcgcacgcgctaaacaaccaacccttccttaatttatcgatagctaaggtacgaccgttagctatttctctaacccaaaaacaaccctaggtacgaccgtagga
It contains:
- the LOC113750185 gene encoding cysteine proteinase inhibitor 4-like, with the protein product MAAVVANYDINISEITANMKAEGVQSPEMEAILKATADDAIWNTIERFKGMDMSNKKKMINNMMGSGGRAQLGIPLPEPVNPTDPHVITIAKLAVEKHNENAGTSLVFIQVIGGLQWNLLIGALYMLIITTQDSKGTYTDYAVFLETCLGQKYLLWYKH